A genomic segment from Desulfonatronum lacustre DSM 10312 encodes:
- a CDS encoding HAD family hydrolase, with product MLHIDVPGWKTLRLAHLFLDYNGTLALDGRLLPGVAQRLEELSRHLDIHVLTADTFGSVREALGTLPCDLLIIPSQNQAQAKADHLRAFDPTLSAAMGNGRNDALMLREAALGIALLQEEGAAAHTLAAADVVCSSILDALDLLRHPLRLAATLRG from the coding sequence ATGTTGCACATCGACGTTCCAGGCTGGAAAACGCTGCGTCTGGCCCACCTCTTCCTGGATTACAACGGTACCCTGGCCCTGGACGGACGTCTTCTGCCCGGCGTCGCACAGCGCCTGGAGGAGTTGTCCCGGCACCTGGACATCCACGTCCTTACCGCGGACACCTTCGGCAGCGTCCGGGAAGCACTGGGAACGCTCCCCTGCGACCTTTTGATCATCCCATCCCAAAACCAAGCCCAAGCCAAGGCCGACCATCTGCGGGCTTTCGATCCCACCCTGTCCGCGGCCATGGGCAACGGCCGCAATGATGCCTTGATGCTCCGGGAAGCGGCCCTGGGCATCGCCCTGCTCCAGGAGGAAGGGGCGGCCGCCCATACCTTGGCCGCCGCGGACGTGGTCTGCAGCTCCATCCTGGACGCCCTGGACCTCCTGCGCCACCCTCTCCGTCTAGCGGCCACGCTTCGCGGGTAG
- a CDS encoding double-cubane-cluster-containing anaerobic reductase translates to MTTPKPQCFTRFENWAEKSLLDLDTARREGTKIAGVFCTYAPLELVRAAGAVPVSLCGKKQEPIGAAEKHLPANLCPLIKSSYGYAVTDTCPFFAASDFILGETTCDGKKKMFELLQDIKPLHLLHLPYLQDDATALAFWMDQIQRMQAFLEQTTGQRVTRDRIQREIRDANRVRRLLKEIAYLADDHPVPLSGLDAMRVFESSSFVVNLPEFAGLLETLVQELTEMKARGLSVRGPDAPRILLTGCPVGKGSDKVLKLIEDSGAVVVCLENCTGFKNFDLLVEETVDPFEALARRYLRTPCSCMTPNQGRFDLISRLTRDFKVQGIVDQTWQCCHTYNVEAHGIKTLAEQTLNIPFLHIETDYSESDTEQLRTRIEAFLEVVEMS, encoded by the coding sequence ATGACAACGCCAAAACCCCAGTGCTTCACCAGGTTCGAGAACTGGGCGGAAAAGAGCCTGTTGGACCTGGATACGGCCCGCCGAGAAGGTACGAAAATCGCCGGGGTGTTCTGCACCTACGCGCCGTTGGAATTGGTCCGGGCCGCCGGGGCCGTGCCCGTTTCCCTGTGCGGAAAGAAGCAGGAGCCCATCGGGGCTGCTGAAAAGCACCTTCCAGCCAACCTCTGTCCCTTGATCAAATCCAGTTACGGCTATGCCGTCACGGACACCTGCCCCTTCTTCGCGGCCAGTGATTTCATCCTCGGGGAGACAACCTGCGACGGCAAGAAGAAGATGTTCGAGCTGCTCCAAGACATCAAGCCGCTGCACCTGCTCCACCTGCCCTATCTGCAGGACGACGCCACGGCCCTGGCCTTCTGGATGGACCAGATCCAGCGCATGCAAGCCTTTCTCGAACAGACCACCGGGCAACGGGTCACCCGGGACCGGATCCAGCGAGAAATCCGTGACGCCAACCGGGTGCGACGGCTCCTGAAGGAAATCGCCTACCTGGCCGACGACCATCCGGTCCCACTTTCCGGCCTGGACGCCATGCGTGTTTTTGAAAGTTCGTCGTTTGTCGTGAATCTGCCCGAGTTCGCCGGACTGCTGGAAACTCTGGTTCAGGAACTGACCGAGATGAAGGCTCGGGGTCTGTCCGTCCGCGGCCCCGACGCGCCGCGCATTCTGCTCACCGGATGCCCGGTGGGCAAAGGATCGGACAAGGTCTTGAAACTGATCGAGGACAGCGGGGCCGTGGTGGTCTGTCTGGAAAACTGCACCGGCTTCAAGAATTTCGACCTTCTTGTGGAGGAAACCGTCGACCCGTTCGAGGCCCTGGCCCGCCGCTACCTGCGCACCCCCTGCTCCTGCATGACCCCCAACCAGGGTCGGTTCGACCTGATCTCCAGACTTACCCGAGATTTCAAGGTCCAAGGCATCGTCGACCAGACCTGGCAATGCTGCCACACCTACAACGTCGAAGCCCACGGAATAAAAACACTGGCTGAACAGACGTTGAACATTCCGTTTCTGCACATTGAAACCGACTACTCGGAGTCGGACACGGAACAACTCCGGACGCGCATCGAGGCGTTTCTGGAAGTAGTGGAAATGAGCTGA
- a CDS encoding ABC transporter permease produces the protein MKICNVNCTIFLILGIVLSVFILLSPETFLSSRIYLSYMSIIPFPAIVALGATFVIISGEIDLSFPSTMALAGFVFSMIFAGGGHPLLGLVAAMAVGALIGLINGLIVVKIGVPSIIATIGTQFFWSGFTMVVSSGLAINIVAIRDTVTHTFFVGRLFWGIPAQALWCLGLVAVLWLVLNRHVFGANVKFTGDSAQTARAMGINVGATKIGAFMLLGALTALSGSMVCMEMANWWPTQGEGYLLPVFAAVFVGGTSVFGGTGTIVGTLIGAVIIGMLEAGIISAGFSGFWTRMAYGVIVVGSVSIYAWMDRSRAKLQP, from the coding sequence ATGAAAATTTGCAACGTCAACTGCACCATTTTTCTGATCCTGGGTATCGTCTTGAGCGTCTTCATCCTGCTCAGCCCGGAGACTTTTCTCTCCTCCCGCATCTACCTCTCCTACATGTCCATCATCCCCTTTCCGGCCATCGTGGCCCTCGGGGCGACCTTCGTGATCATCAGCGGGGAAATCGATCTGAGCTTCCCCTCCACCATGGCCCTGGCAGGATTCGTCTTTTCCATGATCTTTGCCGGCGGAGGCCATCCCCTCCTGGGCCTCGTCGCGGCCATGGCCGTCGGAGCCCTGATCGGACTGATCAACGGTCTGATCGTCGTCAAAATCGGGGTGCCCTCGATCATCGCCACCATCGGCACCCAGTTCTTCTGGAGCGGTTTCACCATGGTCGTCAGCTCCGGCCTGGCCATCAATATTGTGGCCATTCGGGACACCGTGACCCATACCTTCTTCGTGGGCCGCCTGTTCTGGGGCATCCCGGCCCAGGCGCTTTGGTGCCTGGGATTGGTCGCCGTGTTGTGGCTGGTCCTGAACCGCCATGTCTTCGGCGCGAACGTCAAATTCACCGGGGACAGCGCCCAAACGGCCCGAGCCATGGGCATCAACGTGGGAGCGACGAAAATCGGAGCGTTCATGCTCCTGGGGGCTTTGACCGCCCTGAGCGGGTCCATGGTCTGCATGGAAATGGCCAACTGGTGGCCTACCCAGGGCGAAGGCTATCTGCTGCCGGTCTTTGCCGCGGTCTTTGTGGGCGGAACGTCCGTGTTCGGCGGGACGGGGACCATCGTGGGGACGCTCATCGGGGCGGTGATCATCGGGATGCTCGAGGCGGGCATCATCAGCGCGGGCTTCTCCGGATTCTGGACCCGGATGGCCTACGGGGTGATCGTCGTGGGTTCGGTTTCCATCTATGCCTGGATGGATCGCAGCCGGGCCAAATTGCAGCCATAA
- a CDS encoding ATP-binding cassette domain-containing protein translates to MTYTVDMANISKSYGEIKALDDVSFALGSNEVVGLLGDNGAGKSTLIKILAGVTRADAGTMHINGQAIDPRGHTVAKARKLGIETVFQDKSLGEKQPLWSNFFVGRHLTNRWGFIDVAAEMRVTREILGNILGLQASNLRPETIAGTLSGGERQGVAIGRAMHFNSRIVVLDEPTTALSLREVDNVLSFVRHIKREGKACVYISHNMNQVHAVADRFVIVDKGKIALDLPKDGTTLEELIKIMIRIADGEVPTRPGGHS, encoded by the coding sequence GTGACCTATACTGTGGATATGGCCAACATCTCCAAGTCCTATGGAGAGATCAAAGCCCTGGACGACGTGAGCTTTGCCCTCGGCTCCAACGAGGTGGTCGGCCTGTTGGGTGACAACGGCGCGGGCAAGTCCACCTTGATCAAGATCCTGGCCGGCGTGACCCGGGCGGATGCCGGGACCATGCACATCAACGGGCAAGCCATCGACCCTCGCGGGCACACCGTGGCCAAGGCTCGCAAGCTGGGCATCGAGACTGTTTTTCAAGATAAATCCCTGGGAGAGAAGCAGCCTCTGTGGAGCAATTTCTTCGTGGGCAGACACCTGACCAATCGCTGGGGCTTCATCGACGTGGCGGCCGAGATGCGCGTGACCCGGGAAATTCTTGGGAACATTCTCGGGCTCCAGGCCAGCAATCTTCGGCCCGAGACCATAGCCGGAACCCTTTCCGGCGGGGAGCGGCAAGGCGTGGCCATCGGCCGAGCCATGCACTTCAATTCCCGGATCGTCGTGCTGGATGAGCCGACCACGGCCCTGTCCCTGCGCGAGGTCGACAACGTTTTGTCCTTTGTCCGGCACATCAAGCGGGAAGGAAAGGCCTGCGTCTACATATCGCACAACATGAACCAGGTGCATGCCGTAGCGGACAGGTTCGTGATCGTAGACAAAGGGAAGATCGCTCTGGACCTTCCCAAGGACGGGACGACCCTGGAAGAGCTGATCAAGATCATGATCCGCATTGCCGATGGCGAGGTCCCGACTCGGCCAGGTGGCCATTCATGA
- a CDS encoding PhnE/PtxC family ABC transporter permease, with protein MVIILVLVAGAFTSAEWDFSSLLDSQQRSQAFTRMLAWIKTFSSPDFSPEFLKHSWALTLQTLSAAILGISLAVVLASLLAMGSAQNVMVGEEKARGWMRHFPLRSPAALMCSLCRLTQDILRAVPDFVWAVILVAVIGLGPLTGALALALNITGILAKVYSELWDSVEESSYEQVRILGGGRLATLFYGIAPLAARSVQSFTLMRAECAIRNAAVIGAVGGGGLGADIWYQIQFGAWSKVTTLLLFTLALTLTADLASNFIRRQLRSDPNHPRTVRAKSTFGQLSRAYVGVGFTLLVVCWSVWFMGWGDNAPPSQQSRNYLEPAIKLITSESWQNLKFFERMLNPELDLEAVGLGDREKVRALQAEGKTVDLFAEYRFREFWKPSAWVAWELELRKWFVWRVVKSSSIPLAMAIVGTLMGVLAAMALTYPHSYAFMVESSHFSGESPPWWVRVQRMAQLVVAKGTGLISRGIPDVMWAFLFIAFFGPGLLAGTIAIAIHSMGVLVRVFSESVDNIPYRRFEQSFIGSRLNCFAYTAGAMSWRDWMTYSFFQFESNVRTAVVFGIVGVGGLGFFFTFNFEWFRFERAGTYLLMIIALTIIIDRISRMMNLSRVSC; from the coding sequence ATGGTCATCATTCTCGTCCTGGTGGCCGGGGCGTTCACTTCGGCTGAATGGGACTTCTCCTCTCTTCTTGATTCGCAGCAACGCAGCCAAGCCTTCACTCGAATGCTGGCTTGGATCAAAACCTTCTCATCTCCGGATTTCAGCCCGGAATTCCTGAAACACAGCTGGGCTCTGACCCTGCAAACGCTTTCCGCGGCGATCCTGGGCATCTCTTTGGCCGTTGTTCTGGCCTCGTTGCTGGCCATGGGGTCCGCTCAGAACGTAATGGTCGGGGAAGAAAAAGCTCGTGGCTGGATGCGCCATTTTCCCTTGCGCAGTCCAGCAGCCCTGATGTGTTCTCTCTGCCGCCTGACCCAGGACATTCTGCGAGCCGTTCCGGATTTTGTCTGGGCGGTCATCCTGGTGGCGGTCATCGGACTCGGACCGTTGACCGGCGCATTGGCCTTGGCCTTGAACATCACCGGAATTCTGGCCAAGGTTTACAGCGAATTATGGGACAGCGTCGAGGAAAGTTCGTACGAGCAAGTCCGAATCCTCGGAGGAGGCCGCTTGGCGACCCTCTTTTACGGCATCGCCCCCCTGGCGGCGCGCAGCGTGCAAAGTTTCACCTTGATGCGCGCCGAATGCGCCATTCGGAACGCCGCCGTCATCGGCGCGGTGGGCGGGGGCGGACTTGGCGCCGACATCTGGTACCAGATTCAGTTCGGCGCTTGGTCCAAGGTGACGACGCTGCTCTTGTTCACCTTGGCCCTGACCTTGACAGCCGATCTGGCCAGCAACTTCATCCGTCGCCAACTGCGCAGCGACCCGAACCATCCGCGCACGGTGCGGGCAAAATCCACTTTTGGTCAGCTTTCCCGGGCTTATGTCGGTGTGGGTTTTACCCTGCTGGTGGTGTGCTGGTCGGTGTGGTTCATGGGCTGGGGCGACAATGCGCCCCCGAGTCAGCAAAGTCGCAACTACTTGGAACCGGCCATCAAGCTGATTACTTCCGAGTCATGGCAAAACCTGAAATTCTTCGAGCGGATGCTCAATCCGGAACTGGATCTGGAAGCTGTCGGCCTCGGCGACCGGGAAAAGGTCCGTGCCCTGCAAGCAGAAGGAAAGACGGTGGACCTGTTCGCGGAATACCGTTTTCGAGAGTTCTGGAAACCCTCGGCCTGGGTGGCCTGGGAACTGGAACTTCGCAAATGGTTTGTCTGGCGGGTCGTCAAATCTTCCTCGATCCCTCTGGCCATGGCCATTGTCGGGACATTGATGGGGGTGCTTGCGGCCATGGCTCTGACCTACCCCCACTCTTATGCCTTCATGGTGGAATCGTCGCATTTTTCCGGAGAGTCTCCGCCGTGGTGGGTTCGTGTCCAGCGAATGGCGCAGTTGGTCGTGGCCAAAGGCACGGGGCTTATCTCACGCGGCATACCTGACGTGATGTGGGCCTTTCTGTTCATCGCCTTTTTCGGCCCAGGGCTGCTGGCTGGTACCATTGCCATCGCCATTCACAGCATGGGAGTCCTGGTGCGGGTTTTCAGCGAGTCCGTGGACAATATTCCGTACAGGCGATTCGAACAGTCCTTCATCGGATCACGCCTGAACTGTTTTGCCTACACAGCGGGGGCCATGTCCTGGCGGGACTGGATGACCTACAGCTTCTTCCAATTTGAGAGCAACGTCCGAACGGCCGTGGTCTTCGGAATTGTCGGCGTCGGTGGACTGGGCTTTTTCTTCACATTCAATTTCGAGTGGTTCCGCTTCGAGCGTGCCGGAACCTATTTGCTGATGATCATCGCCCTGACAATAATTATTGATCGCATCTCCCGAATGATGAACCTGTCCAGGGTCAGCTGCTGA
- a CDS encoding phosphonate ABC transporter ATP-binding protein, translated as MSFGHAAVLRDISLDIFEGERLAVIGPSGAGKTTLFRLLSAVLKPTTGRITTLGRDTKGLRGRSLRKLRREIGILYQTDNLIPHLRVVHNVLMGRLGRWSLPRALLSLIWPQNLHLAKAALTRVELQDKLWAMPGELSGGQQQRVAMARLLVQQPRVMLADEPVSQLDIRLGREIIELLNGIAASLGTTLLVNLHTLELLHGHFERVIALQDGRIFWSGTPEQISGELLRELYGAEYRVMHLNEQSIETKKCPGPACQ; from the coding sequence ATGTCCTTCGGACATGCCGCGGTGTTGCGGGACATTTCCCTGGACATATTCGAAGGGGAACGGCTGGCCGTAATCGGCCCCTCGGGAGCCGGGAAAACAACCTTGTTTCGGTTGCTCAGCGCCGTGCTCAAGCCCACCACCGGACGGATCACGACACTTGGTCGGGACACGAAAGGGTTGCGAGGCAGGTCGTTGCGCAAACTGCGCAGGGAAATCGGCATCCTTTACCAGACAGACAACCTGATCCCGCACTTGCGAGTCGTACACAACGTCCTGATGGGCCGACTCGGGCGGTGGTCCCTGCCACGGGCCTTGCTCTCCTTAATTTGGCCGCAGAATCTGCACCTGGCCAAGGCGGCTTTGACCAGGGTCGAACTCCAGGACAAGCTCTGGGCCATGCCGGGAGAGTTGTCCGGTGGCCAGCAGCAGCGCGTGGCCATGGCTCGTCTGCTGGTGCAGCAGCCCCGGGTGATGCTTGCGGACGAGCCGGTCAGCCAACTGGATATTCGCCTTGGACGGGAGATCATTGAACTACTGAACGGCATTGCCGCTTCGTTGGGCACCACGCTTCTGGTCAACCTGCACACCCTTGAACTGCTGCACGGTCATTTTGAACGGGTCATCGCCTTGCAAGACGGTCGGATTTTCTGGTCCGGCACGCCTGAACAGATATCCGGCGAACTGCTGCGCGAACTCTACGGGGCGGAATATCGAGTGATGCACTTGAACGAGCAGAGCATCGAAACAAAAAAGTGTCCTGGTCCAGCCTGCCAATGA
- the phnD gene encoding phosphate/phosphite/phosphonate ABC transporter substrate-binding protein, which translates to MKRIILSAMIMIWTLGLVVTGSTLPAFTAERPSKLVMTAIPDDSAENMREFFGLITQHIENKVGIPTEYVHVANYAASVTALATGQADLAWFGAVTTAQAYIVMGDELEVIAARDIDKEFIGYFIANADAGIPPVNDLKELAELAQDKNWTFTFGSKSSTSSHMMPRSFFTDQSGQNPEEVFRTVAYSGSHDVVLQKVANGEFHIGALGQPPYDRASDELKLKAPIIYTTPKFTNYNFSTRKALGSELIGQIHAALLSLHESPEGQKALGYLKSKQFVDADMSEWMGYVDLIKSGVDIGG; encoded by the coding sequence GTGAAGCGAATTATTTTGTCGGCAATGATTATGATTTGGACGCTGGGATTGGTCGTTACTGGAAGCACTCTTCCAGCCTTTACTGCGGAAAGACCCTCAAAATTAGTCATGACCGCCATTCCGGACGACAGCGCGGAAAACATGCGCGAATTTTTCGGGCTGATCACGCAGCACATCGAAAACAAAGTCGGCATTCCGACCGAATATGTTCATGTGGCCAACTACGCCGCCAGCGTGACTGCCCTTGCAACAGGGCAGGCTGATCTGGCGTGGTTCGGCGCGGTGACCACGGCTCAGGCGTACATTGTGATGGGTGATGAGCTGGAAGTCATCGCGGCCCGGGACATCGACAAGGAATTCATCGGCTACTTCATCGCCAATGCGGACGCGGGAATACCTCCTGTCAACGACCTGAAGGAACTGGCGGAACTGGCACAGGACAAAAACTGGACGTTCACATTCGGCAGCAAGAGCAGCACTTCCAGCCACATGATGCCACGGAGTTTTTTCACCGACCAAAGCGGGCAAAATCCTGAAGAGGTGTTCAGAACCGTCGCCTATAGCGGCAGTCACGACGTGGTCCTGCAAAAAGTGGCCAATGGGGAATTTCATATCGGCGCACTGGGCCAGCCACCGTATGACCGGGCTTCCGACGAGCTCAAACTCAAGGCTCCCATTATCTACACCACGCCCAAATTTACCAATTACAACTTCTCAACCCGCAAAGCGCTGGGCTCGGAACTTATCGGGCAAATCCATGCCGCGCTGCTCTCCCTGCATGAATCACCCGAAGGCCAAAAAGCTCTCGGCTATCTGAAATCCAAACAGTTCGTGGATGCGGACATGAGTGAATGGATGGGCTACGTGGACTTGATCAAGTCCGGAGTGGACATCGGCGGCTGA
- a CDS encoding sugar ABC transporter substrate-binding protein → MRTRYGLLFFAALLLTMLVANHAEAQKTPSGKGVTIWFDTGGSVGGPYNTIVQNGAQAAADDLGVTLRLLYSDWSPEKMISNFKQAMAAKPDGIVVMGHPGDDAYEPFINEAVSEGIIVTSVDTKLSKMVATHKTKGFGYVGTDNYAQGKALAEEALKRAQLEPGDQVFVWGLKRLQERGRRAQAILDVMEAAGMKVDYYEISPEVDKDTSMGVPLVTGYLSSNPNCKMMIVDHGALTSQMENFLRAAAVEPGKIFVAGFSLSPATASAIENGYVSLVSEAQPYLMGYLGVLQIVLTKKYGFTGLEVDTGGGMIDAENIAQIAPLAKKGVR, encoded by the coding sequence ATGAGAACCAGGTACGGTTTACTGTTCTTTGCGGCGTTGTTGCTGACCATGCTTGTCGCGAACCACGCGGAGGCGCAAAAAACACCCAGCGGCAAAGGCGTCACGATCTGGTTTGACACCGGCGGCAGCGTAGGCGGGCCGTACAATACCATTGTTCAGAACGGCGCCCAGGCCGCGGCCGATGATCTGGGGGTCACGCTGCGCCTGCTCTATTCCGACTGGAGCCCGGAAAAAATGATCTCCAACTTCAAGCAGGCCATGGCCGCCAAGCCCGACGGCATCGTGGTCATGGGCCATCCCGGGGACGACGCCTACGAGCCCTTCATCAACGAGGCGGTGTCCGAGGGGATCATCGTGACCAGCGTGGACACAAAACTGTCCAAAATGGTTGCCACCCACAAGACCAAGGGCTTCGGTTACGTCGGCACGGACAACTACGCCCAGGGCAAAGCCCTGGCCGAAGAGGCTCTGAAACGGGCTCAGCTCGAACCCGGAGACCAGGTATTCGTCTGGGGCCTGAAGCGCTTGCAGGAACGCGGTCGGCGGGCCCAGGCCATCCTGGACGTCATGGAGGCCGCGGGCATGAAGGTCGACTACTATGAAATCTCCCCGGAAGTGGACAAGGACACCTCCATGGGCGTGCCCCTGGTGACCGGCTACCTCTCCAGCAATCCAAACTGCAAAATGATGATCGTGGACCACGGCGCGCTGACTTCCCAGATGGAAAACTTCCTGCGCGCCGCCGCCGTGGAACCGGGCAAGATCTTCGTGGCCGGCTTCTCCCTTTCCCCGGCCACGGCCTCGGCCATCGAGAACGGCTACGTCAGCCTTGTCTCCGAGGCCCAGCCCTACCTCATGGGCTACCTCGGAGTGCTCCAGATCGTCCTGACCAAAAAATACGGCTTCACCGGCCTGGAAGTCGACACCGGCGGCGGGATGATCGACGCCGAAAACATCGCCCAGATTGCGCCCCTGGCGAAGAAGGGAGTTCGGTGA